The Mucilaginibacter rubeus genomic interval CCAATATCAAAATAACCGGTGCCAGCAAAAGGTAGTTATAAGAGTTTATGCTGATATGATCCGGAAACTTTTTACCTAAAGGCAGCCAGATATGTGTAAAGCGGGGCAGCATATCGTTCAGGAAATAGATAACCGCCAGGAAAAAGAATACCGTTACATAGCCCAGTATCGAAATCACCCACTCCCGCCAGTTAAACGGACGGTACACGATAAGCGCGACCCAGATAGCTAAAAACAAATAAATAAACGGGAAATACACAAGCGAGCCCACCGCTACAATCATGCCCACATCATAAGTAGCCGATTTAACATCCTCCCCCTTATAAAGGTTGAATAATTTAAATAGCATCCAGATGAGCAGGAAATTACAAATGAGCGGGGCGCTTAGCGTTAAAAAAGGTGTGAACAGTCCCGACAGCGTAATATACATTAGCGCGGGTAAAAATGTGGGCTTGCCTAATAAGTTGTGGTGATTGATGAGTGAATTAAGCAATAATGCTTGCGCGAATACAAGTCCGCCCGCGATTATCACATTCAACAGGGGCGAAAACGCGTATTCATATTTTACCGGGACCAGCAGCCGGGCAAATGGTTCAACAAAAATAAATTCAACCTTTTCGGGGACTTGTGCCATATAACCCACCCGGAGCACGAACAGCAAAATAGCCAGCCATAAAATATTAAGGGGGTTATAGTTCCGGAAAAGATTGATCATATTATGCGGCCGTATTTGCGGTTGCAAAATTAGCAGAAAAACAGCTTACGTTGCAATGCTTTAAACTCTTGCGTATTGCTTTACCAGTTTATCAACAATAGCGGCTGTTTCGTCAGGAAAATCAACGATGATTTTTTTGCTGTCGTTTATCCAATTACTTAAATGGCCGTTGAATTTTTCATTGATTTCACTCACCACCGGAACGCCCAGTTTAGACGCCGAAAGCGCGTTGCATTGCTGCTCATATTGCCCTTTCATGGGTATCATCATTACCTTCTTTTGTAAAAACAAAGCTTCGGCAGGGCCTTCAAAGCCACCGCCGGTAAGCAAGCCGGTGCAGCTGGCCAAACTTTTATTGAAAGCCTCATTATTTACCGGGAAGATCTCCACGTTACCAGACTGATAGGCTTGTTTTTGCCGTTTTGAAAACACCTGCCATTTAACCTCTTTTTGTGTACTCAGGTACTTCAGCAGGGTTTTATCGTCATATGCCGGTAAATAAACGGTATAATGCCCCAGATCAGAAGTTTCCATCTGCCTGATCTCGCTGCGGATCACGGGCGTATTGATAAAAGTATCATAACGCTCAAAATGGAACCCTACATGATAAGTAGTAGGTGAATAGTTTTTTAAAAGCCATTGCGCAAAAGGGTCCTTTTTTTCGGGCCTCGGCGTATTGGGTGAAACAAATGAACACTGATGGCTTAATGAAACAGACGGCACGCCTTTTAATTTGCAGGCCCAGGCACTTACAGGTTCAAAATCGTTGATGATAAGATCATACTGTTTCAGGGGGAGGCTCCGCAAATCGCGTTGAAACTGGCGCAGGTTCATGATTTTCCAGGTGGCCCAGTTATCTACGCCACCATTAGTGCCAAATACAAAACTTACGCCATGAAACTTATATTTCAGGGGCTGAGATAACGAGACTTCCGCTTCGGTGCCGCTCACCAGCAGATCAACTTCACCGTATTGTTGCAGCAGGGGCACAATTTCCCTTGCCCGGCTGATATGGCCATTACCTGTTCCCTGTATACCAAACAGTATCTTCATTAAAATAATTTCTTTTCAAAAAGGATGATGATTGCGCGGCACAGGTGTAGCAGACGTGCTGGTTTACCTCCGTCAATATTCAGGGCGTTAATTTAGTAAAGAAAAATGTTTTCGCCGTGTAATTTAATCGTGTTCGTGCTTAAAACGCTCCAGCAGGTTTTTAACATCAAGCATGGCGTTCAAATCTTCCGAATCGGTTTTATCTTCTTCATCCGCATCGGTATTGAAATCATCAGGCTTATACCTGAATACTTCCCACTTTCCGTCGTTATACTCCAGTGCACTCAGGCTTTCTACCCAATCGCCAGAGTTTAGATAAAGTACCGAACCGTTATTTTGGGTTGATGTAATTTCCCTGATCTCGGCGTGGTGAATGTGGCCACAAATTACATAGCTGTATTGCTTATCAACAGCCAGGTCGGCCGCGGTTTGTTCAAACTGGTTTATGAATTTTACAGCCTCTTTAAAACTGGCTTTCACCTTTTGCGAAAAGCTCATTTTCTGCCTGCCAATAGCTGTCAGGAACCAGTTCACAAAACTGTTAATCAAAATAAGCGTATCATAACCCACCGCACCCAGTTTGGCAAGCCATTTAGAGTGCTGCATGGTAACGTCAAACACGTCCCCGTGAAAAATCCAGGCTTTTTTTCCGTCGATATTGAGCACAAGTTTATCAAGCAGCTGAAAAGTGCCCATGTTAAAATCGGTAAACTTCCGCAGCATTTCGTCATGGTTGCCGGTTAAATAATAAACCGGGATACCATCAGTAACAAACTTGAGGATACGGCGCACCACTTTCATGTGTGCTTCGGGCCAGTACGATTTACTAAATTGCCAAATATCAATAATATCGCCGTTCAGGATAAGGATTTTGGGCTTGATGCTTTTTAAATATTTAAGCAATTCTTTTGCGTGACAGCCGTAAGTACCAAGGTGCACATCAGATATTACTACAATATCAACTTCGCGTTTTGCCATTAAATTAAGGGGCTATTTTACAGGCCGGCATGATTTGGTTAGCCGGAAAAACAATATGTTATTAATAAAGCAACGATTACTCGTCGTCCTCATCTTCGTTAACTGTCAATTCATATGGACTTGCGTAGAAGCAGCCGACAAGTATCAGCAACCCTATAACTACCAAATAAGCATACTCAAAATTCATTACAAAGATTTTTACAAATGTCTGAAATCTAACATTATCCTACTGTTAAGACTACATTAAATGTAAAAGGTTACTTTGCTGCGCTAAATTTATTTTTTATCCTGTCGAGCTGTTTTAAGTGGTGCTGTAAATGGATGCGGATAAACTTAAACCATTGTTTGGCATTAAGCATACCCAGGCGGGGATGTTTGTATTTATTGGCCGGCGAAGAACCTGCAATAAGCGGCATGGTAGTGTCAACCCGTTTACGGCATTTTATGATCAGGTTTTTAGCATCTTCCTTACTGATTTTATTGGCAGCCATTTTATCGCTTACCGTATTAGGAACGGTTGTTTTAACGGGCGGAAACTTACCCAGCAGCAGCAAGATCCTACCTTCCCAGTTAATGCCTTTTTTGGTGGGCTCGCAATTACCATGCGTACAACGTTCAAGCGCTATTGATGAACCAAGCGTAGCCTGCATAATGTGACTATACACCTCCGCAAACGACCAGCCGCCGTTTGGCGGAGTAACATCAAACAACTCATCGGGTATGATATCCAGTTGTTTGCGGTATTCATCAAGGGCTGCATCAATAGCTTTACGTTCTTTGGCAATACTCATAAAAGTAAAGTTAACTCTTTTAAATGAGCAATCTGCACGGTTACATCATCCGGCTTTTCGAGGTTAAAAGGGTTAAAATAAATGGCGTCCATACCAAAATTCAACGCCCCGCGAATATCGGCCTCTATGCTATCCCCTATCATTACGCTTTCGGCTTTTGACGCGCCAGCCAGGTCAAGCGCATACTGAAATATCGCTTTATCGGGTTTATTGACACCTATATCTTCAGAAATGATGATGTTTTGAAAATATTTTGCAAGATCTGTTCCAGCGATTTTTATGCGGGTTGAATCTTTAAATCCATTTGAGATCAGGTGCAGGATATACTTCGATTGCAGGTATTGCAAGGTTTCGTGCGCGTGCGGAAACAGGTTGGTTTTAGTAGGGCAAAGTTTTACGTACTCATCCTCAAAATCAAGCGGCATCAGGTCGGGGTGCAGGCCAAGATCAATAAAAGTTGACTTGAAACGGGCTTCGCGCAATTCATCTTTGGTGATCTCTCCAACATGGTATTGCGCCCAAAGCCGGTGATTATTGCGGGTATAAGTTTCAATAAACAATTCGGCAGATTGCAGCCCTATCTCACCAAGTTGATGGATAACATATAACTCCTGCAAAGCTTCCTCAGCATTTTTATCAAAATCCCAAATGGTATGGTCAAGGTCAAAGAAGATGTGTTTATATTGTTTCATATCGGATTTCGGATGTTCGATTTCGGATTTGTTTAATTCCTTGATTTAAAATCGAAAGTCCAAAATTAAAAAATCTTAATTGCTAAATCCGAAATCCAAATTCCGAAATTTGAATTCCAAATAAATCAGCAACTACAATAGCTTCTTGTATTGCTGCTTAAATGATGATAATGGCACTATTACTGATTTATGTGTACCATTTTTATAAAGAAACAAAAACACGACATGGTCATAGTTTAAGAAGTTTTTCAATACATCTATCTGACTATTACCTTCTTTATCATTCGCATAACCATTAACCATTCTGGCGGTACAGTCGCTATCATCACATTTCTCAAATTTCAATCTTGCCGTTAAGCCTTTCTCAATCTGTATATTAAACTCCCCTGCTGAATTTTTTACGGTACGGGCAAAGGTTATAAAAATGCCGTTGGCTTGATTTATATCGCTCGGTATGATGACGGATATAAATGCGGGCCGGGCAACTGATTTATTTTTGGCTACCGTCATTGTCAAATATTCTGCTGCTCCATCATAATCAAACGGCACATCTAAAAACATAATTGAGCCTTTAGCTTCTGTTTGAACGTCCCAGGTGAGTTTCTTTTGCACGAGGTTTGCAATGTCCTGAAGGCTTTTGCTTTTACCCTGAGCATCACAAGTACTGACAAAACAAACAACAATAATTATAAACGCGAAAATAGGTTTCATGAAGATTTAGGCATAAGATCAATATAATGGAAAACAAAATACGATTAAACAGCAATATTAAACTCTAAAATCAAACCTACGCTTTCTCTCCAAAGGCCAGATCTCCGGCGTCGCCTAAGCCTGGTACAATGTAAGCTTTGCTGGTCATTTCGTCATCAACAGCGCAAACCCAAATTTTGGCTTTGGGCAGATTTGCTTTTACGTGCGCCACGCCTTCGGTACTGGCAATTACGGCAGCAATATGCAGTTCTTTTATGGAGTATTGGGCCATCAGCTCCTTGCAAACGGCTACAACGCTTTGCCCTGTGGCCAGCATGGTATCGCACAAAATAAAAATCTTATCATCAAGGTTAGGTGTAGCGATATGATCAACCTGGATCAGGAAGCTGCCATTGCGTTTCACTTTGCGGTACGCGGTAATAAACGCCGATGACGCTTGGTCAAAAAATTGCATAAAGCCATGATGAAACGGCAAACCAGCCCTTAATATAATGCCCAATACCGGCTCGTCGGCCAGCATGTTAACGCTGGCAGTGCCAAGCGGGGTCTGAATTTCTTTTGTTTCGTAATGTAATGATTTGCTTAGCTCATAAGCCAGTATAGCGCCCAACCGCTCCTGGTTGCGCCTGAAGCGCTCTTTATCCTGCTGGATAACTGCATCCCGCAATTCGGCCAGAAACTGGTTGGCAATGGTATCGGTTTTATTGAGGACGAAAATCATGCTTAAATTTAAGCGTTTTTCGGCAATAGCATCATTATTTGTTTATTAAATGTCATATCGGGTCGTCCGTAACAAATTTTATTTTGAATATATGTAGTCAACTACGTAGATTTGTACATAAATATTAAAGTCATGAATACTACACCGGTTATAAGCTCATTAAACAATACCTATTGCCAGCAAATCATTGATATCATTTTGCCAATTCAGCAAATAGAGTTTAACGTGCCCATTACACTTGAAGCCCAGCCCGACTTGTTGGATATTGAATCAAACTACCACCAAACCGGCGGCAATTTTTGGGGAGCTACATATAATGAACAACTTGTTGGCACTATAGCCCTGATTGCTTTTGGAGATAATGCCGCGGCTATCCGCAAAATGTTTGTGCTTAAAGAATACCGCGGCAAGGAGCTGGGCATTGCGCAACTATTGCTGGATAATCTCATAGCCTATTGCAGGCAAAACAATATTACATCCATTTACTTAGGGACTGTTGAAGTGCTGAAAGCCGCTCATCGCTTTTATGAAAGAAATGGCTTTACACGGCTTGCCAAGCATGATTTACCAGAATCATTCCCGCTTATGGCTGCGGATACTATTTTTTATGAATTACATTTGAACAATTAACAACGGAATAATGAATGTTATTGACGAATCGGGAATTTTAGCGATTTCAACAAGGCTGCAGCGCCTGGCCGAGCAGCTGCGTAAAGAAGGCGTACTCATTTACAAAGCCAACAATATTGAATTTGAACCCAAATGGTTCCCGGTTATTTATACGTTGCATTTTAAGCCGATGCTGAGCGTGGTAGAAATTGCAGCCGAAATTGGATACACTCATCCTTCAACAATAAGCCTGTTAAAAGAGTTGGAAAAAGAAAAACTCATCCGCTCAAAAAAAGATAAGGCCGACGAAAGGAAGCGGCTTATTACGTTAACAACAAAAGGCCAGGAACTTATAGAACGTATGAAACCGGTTTGGGAAATTATAAAAGCAGCCGCCGCCGAAATTGCCGATACCCAGAACAACCTGATGAAGGCCATTACCGAAGCCGAAGAAAAATTAAAACAGCAAAGTTTTTTGGATAGGGCACTGCGGTTGAAAGCGAAGATGTAAATGATTACCACTGGTCACAAGTTAAAATCATCTTAAAAACCATGTCATTGCGAGGAGCAGACAGGGCCGTGCAATGGGGCGACGCGGCAATCTCGTCGTTATGCCTGTGCGGTATGCAAAGCCGCTAAGCATAGCTACGAGATTGCCACGCTATCGCTCGTAATGACATAACTTTCTATTTTATTACCCCCGGCACAACAATGTTGACATACGGTTGTCATTACCATGTACTTATTTTGATTTACAAACCCTGTTTCTGGATTATTTGTATTTTTACATAACAACATGGATTTTCAATTAACATCTCAATATAAACCCACCGGCGATCAGCCCGAAGCTATACGGCAGCTGGTTGAAGGTATCAACAATGGCGACCAGTATCAAACCCTTTTGGGTGTTACCGGATCGGGCAAAACGTTTACAGTTGCCAATATTATAGCACAAACGCAAAAGCCTACACTCATCCTGAGCCACAATAAAACACTGGCGGCACAGCTGTACGGCGAATTCAAACAGTTTTTCCCCGAAAACGCTGTGAACTATTTTGTATCTTATTACGATTATTATCAGCCGGAGGCGTTTATCCCGACTACAAATACCTACATCGAAAAAGACCTGCAGATCAACGAAGAGATAGAAAAGCTCCGTTTACGTACTACGTCAGCTTTAATGTCGGGCAGGCGCGATGTTATCGTGGTTTCCTCTATATCATGCATCTACGGTATGGGTAACCCTGACGACTTTGCAGATTCGGTTTTCAAATTTGCCGTGGGTACCCGCATCAGCAGGAATGCTTTTTTGCACCGCTTGGTGGAGATTTTATACGCCCGCACCACTGCCGATTTTAAACGCGGAACATTCAGGGTAAAAGGCGACACGGTGGATATTTTTCCGGCCTACCTGGATTACGCCTACCGCATCTCCTTTTTTGGCGATGACATTGAAGAGTTAAGCACCTTTGATATTGGCACCGGGAAAACCCTGGAAAAAATGACGCACATGGTGGTTTATCCGGCCAACCTGTACGTGGCGCCCCGTGAGCGTTTCCTGCAATCCATATGGGCCATACAGGAAGAACTGGAAACCCGTAAAAAGCAATTTATTGACGATGGCCGTTTCCTGGAAGCTAAACGATTGGAAGAAAGGGTTAATTACGACCTAGAAATGATCCGTGAGCTGGGTTACTGTTCAGGTATCGAGAACTATTCCCGCTTTTTTGACGGACGTAAGCCCGGCGCAAGGCCATTCTGCTTGCTTGATTATTTTCCGGAAGATTACCTGATGGTGATTGACGAAAGTCACGTAACCGTTCCGCAGATCAGGGCCATGTATGGCGGTGACCGTTCGCGCAAGATCTCATTGGTAGATTATGGCTTCCGCTTGCCGGCCGCTTTGGATAACCGTCCGCTTAATTTCCAGGAGTTTGAAAACCTGGCCCCGCAAACTGTTTACGTAAGTGCTACCCCGGGCGATTTTGAGCTGGAAAAATCGGGTGGTGTTGTGGTTGAACAGGTTATTCGCCCTACCGGACTCCTTGATCCGGTTATCGATGTTCGCCCGGTAATAAACCAGGTAGACGACCTGCTTGACGAAGTAGATAAAACCATTAAAAAAGGTGATCGTGTATTGGTAACTACGCTTACCAAACGTATGGCCGAAGAATTGGCCAAATACATGGACAGGCTGGGCATTAAATGCCGTTACATCCACTCAGAGGTTAAAACCCTGCAGCGTGTGGAAATTTTACGGGGCCTGCGCCTTGGCGAATTTGATGTACTGATAGGTATCAACCTGCTTCGTGAAGGCCTTGATTTACCAGAAGTATCATTAGTAGCCATTTTAGACGCCGATAAAGAAGGCTTTTTAAGATCGGAACGTTCATTGATCCAGACCATCGGTCGCGCCGCCCGTAATGACCGTGGCCGGGTGATCATGTATGCCGATACCATAACCGATTCGATGCAGATAACGATGGATGAAACCAATCGTCGCCGTGAAATCCAGATAGCCTACAACACATTACACGGCATTACACCGCTAACCGTTGGCAAAACGCGCGAGGAAATTATGGAGCAAACATCGGTGGTTGACTTTAAAGGTGGCGTACAACAGGCCTATGTGGAAACAGATACCGTTACCCTTGCTGCCGACCCTATTGTTCAATACATGACCAAGGCCGATCTGAAAAAATCAATCGACAATACCAAAAAAGATATGCTTGCCGCCGCAAAAAATATGGATTTCCTTTTGGCAGCCAAGCTACGCGACGAAATGTTTGCTTTGGAAAAAATGATGGAGGAGAAGTTTTAGATTACAGATTTCAGATGTGCAAATAGGTAAATTTCAGATGTGCAAATTCCAAATGTGCAGATGATTGTCTGAACCTGGATTTATCGGATTTTTGGATTGATAGAATTAGCAGCTGTTTTTTTCATTTGCATATTTGCACATCTATAATCTGCATATCCATTAATTTGCACATCTGCACATTTGAAATTTGCACATTAACGACTCAAATCATAATAAAACATTTTTAACGTTATATACCTTATATTTGTAAGCTCAAAATTAACAGTATGATTCTTATTCGTTTCCTGATCATATCTATCTGTATATTATACATAGTACGCAGCCTGGCGCGTTACCTGTTGCCATTCCTTTTTGAAAGCGTTGTAAATAAAGCGCAACAACAATATCAACAGCAGCAACGTAATTATAACGAAGGTCCAAAACCTGACGGCAAAGTGAGGATTGACCATATTCCGCAGCCTAAAAAAGGCAGTGTGCCCGATAGCGAAGGTGAGTTTGTTGATTACGAAGAAGTAAAATAACCTAAATCAATAAATCATGGACACCAACCCGGTATTTAACAGGCGTCATAACCATAACAATACGCCCGCCTCGGTAACACTTATTATCACCAACTTTATTGTATTTGGCCTGTCCACCCAAATGTTCACTTCGTGTGCCGGCATTAACACTTTTTTCTGGGTGGTTTTGGCGGCTTTGGCTGTATATAATTACTTTACCATTCGTAAATACCGCGAAGATTATGACAAACCCCAGGTCATAGCCTACGTGGTGAGCCTTGTTGTAATGATAGGCTTATATTTTGTTTTGCGGTACGCACAACACTGCTAACAAATTCCTTAACAAAACTTATAATTCCTATTCTCATTGTAATTTCTATTTTTGAGGAATATAATATCCATTTCAAAAAATTTAAATGAATAACTGGTTTAAGCGTAACGGCATTCATTTTGCCATAGCTGCAATTTTCTTAGTGATCTGCTTTATATTTTTAACCCCGGCTTTCCAGGGAAAAACGTTAGGCGGTAATGACGTTACAAGGGCACAATCAACCCAAAAAGAAATTAATGATTATAAGGCCAAAGATACCACCATATTGTGGACCAACCAGATTTATGGGGGTATGCCAACCTACCAGGTATGGGCGCCTTATAAAGCTAATTTAACTACATGGGTAGTTAGCGCTATTAATTACACTTTCCCAACCCCTGTTGGTACAGTACTGTTATTCTTATTAGGTACATACTTTTTATTTATAGTGTTAAAGGTGAATCCATGGCTTGCGGCGGCGGGTGCGGTAGCGTTCACCTTTTCATCCTATAATATTATTTTGCTGGTTGCCGGTCACGCAAACCAGGCCTTTGCTATTGCATTTTTCGGGCCGATACTCGCAGGTATTATCCTTACACTTCGCGGCAAACATTTATTAGGCTTTTCAGTAACCGCGTTGTTCCTGGCATTAGAGATCAGGGCCAACCACATACAAATGACCTATTATTTGATGCTGGCCCTATTAATCATGGTGGGTATTGAGCTTTACCATGCTATAAAAAACAAAACGCTGAATGACTTTTTAAAATCATTAGGCTATGTTGCTGCTGCGGTACTACTTGCCGTTGCTGTAAATGCGTCTATCCTGTGGAGCACTGCTGATTACGGTAATGAAACCATTCGTGGTAAATCAAACCTTACCAGGCAAGCGGCAGAGCCCAACAACGGTTTAGCCCGCGACTATGCTTATGAATGGAGCCAGGGTGTTGGCGAGTGTATCACCTTCCTGATCCCTAACGCTTACGGTGGCGGCGAACAAGGTTCTACTGATCCGGATTCGCACGTTATCAAAACACTTGGTGCAAGTGGTGCTGATCCTAACCAGGTTGCCGGTATCTCTGCTAATTATTTGCCACTGTACTGGGGTAACAAACCATTTACTGCAGGTCCGTTTTATTTTGGCGCTGTAATTTGTTTACTGTTTGTATGGGGCTTAATGATCGTTAAAAACCGCATTAAATGGTGGTTATTGGGTGCGGTTGTATTAACGATGTTGCTGTCATTCGGCAGGAACTGGCCTTATCTATCTGATCTGTTCTTTAACTACTTCCCGCTTTATAATAAATTCCGCGCGGTTGAATCTATACTGGCAGTTGCCGGTTTCTGCTTCCCAATTCTTGCCGTGCTGGCAGTTAACGAAGCTATAGTGAATGAAGACAAGGCAAACCTGTTCAAAAAACTAAAAATCGCGTTTTATATAACTGGTGGCATTGTGCTGATTGTAGCCGCGGTACCATCCCTGCTTTTATCATTCAGCGTTAGCGAACAACAGGCTGGCGTTATCGCTCAAATTGGCCAGGCATTGAAAACCGATAGCTCAGCGATAACCCGTGCGTTAATTGCCGACAGGGAATCAATGGCACAGGCTGATGCTATCCGTTCGCTTATTTTCCTTGCGGTGGCATTTGGTATTGCATGGGCTTTCCTTAAAAAGAAGATCAACCCAACAGTTGCCTCTCTTGCTTTCTTAGCCTTGATCCTTGTTGATCTTTGGGGTATCGATAAACGCTATTTAAACCATGATAGCTTTGCGCCAAAACAGGATAACGAAACACCACAGCCACGCGAGGTTGACCAGTTTATCATGAAAGATAAAGATCCTGATTTCAGAGTATTTGACGTTACCCAATCAATCAAGGGCGATGGACTGACACCGTTCTTCTATAAATCATTAGGTGGCTATTCGGCCGCAAGGTTAAAACGCTGGGAAGAACTTGTTGACAACCAGCTAAGCAAAAGTATTAACCAGGATGTTTTGGATATGATGAACGTTAAATACATCATCAATTCTGATCCAAAAACACAAAATGTAGGCATGCAGGTAAACCAAACCGCTTGTGGTCACGCGTGGTTTGTTAAGAGTATTAAATATGCTGATAATGCCGATCAGGAAATGGTTGCCATCAGCAGCTTTACACCAAAAGATGAGGCCATTGTTGATAAACAATACAAAAGCATTATCGACGAAAAAACTTTAGGTGCCGGAGCCGGTGAAGGAAAAATTGAGCTTACCAGCTACTCACCAGATCACATGGTTTACCAAAGTGGTTCTACTGCATCACAGATAGCGGTATTCTCTGAAGTATACTATAATAAAGGCTGGAAAATGTATATCGACGGTGTTGAAAAACCTTATTTCCGTGCCGATTACCTTTTACGCGCCGCTCAGATCCC includes:
- a CDS encoding MarR family transcriptional regulator, whose protein sequence is MNVIDESGILAISTRLQRLAEQLRKEGVLIYKANNIEFEPKWFPVIYTLHFKPMLSVVEIAAEIGYTHPSTISLLKELEKEKLIRSKKDKADERKRLITLTTKGQELIERMKPVWEIIKAAAAEIADTQNNLMKAITEAEEKLKQQSFLDRALRLKAKM
- a CDS encoding GNAT family N-acetyltransferase; this translates as MNTTPVISSLNNTYCQQIIDIILPIQQIEFNVPITLEAQPDLLDIESNYHQTGGNFWGATYNEQLVGTIALIAFGDNAAAIRKMFVLKEYRGKELGIAQLLLDNLIAYCRQNNITSIYLGTVEVLKAAHRFYERNGFTRLAKHDLPESFPLMAADTIFYELHLNN
- the upp gene encoding uracil phosphoribosyltransferase — protein: MIFVLNKTDTIANQFLAELRDAVIQQDKERFRRNQERLGAILAYELSKSLHYETKEIQTPLGTASVNMLADEPVLGIILRAGLPFHHGFMQFFDQASSAFITAYRKVKRNGSFLIQVDHIATPNLDDKIFILCDTMLATGQSVVAVCKELMAQYSIKELHIAAVIASTEGVAHVKANLPKAKIWVCAVDDEMTSKAYIVPGLGDAGDLAFGEKA
- a CDS encoding YjjG family noncanonical pyrimidine nucleotidase → MKQYKHIFFDLDHTIWDFDKNAEEALQELYVIHQLGEIGLQSAELFIETYTRNNHRLWAQYHVGEITKDELREARFKSTFIDLGLHPDLMPLDFEDEYVKLCPTKTNLFPHAHETLQYLQSKYILHLISNGFKDSTRIKIAGTDLAKYFQNIIISEDIGVNKPDKAIFQYALDLAGASKAESVMIGDSIEADIRGALNFGMDAIYFNPFNLEKPDDVTVQIAHLKELTLLL
- a CDS encoding glycosyltransferase family protein, which gives rise to MKILFGIQGTGNGHISRAREIVPLLQQYGEVDLLVSGTEAEVSLSQPLKYKFHGVSFVFGTNGGVDNWATWKIMNLRQFQRDLRSLPLKQYDLIINDFEPVSAWACKLKGVPSVSLSHQCSFVSPNTPRPEKKDPFAQWLLKNYSPTTYHVGFHFERYDTFINTPVIRSEIRQMETSDLGHYTVYLPAYDDKTLLKYLSTQKEVKWQVFSKRQKQAYQSGNVEIFPVNNEAFNKSLASCTGLLTGGGFEGPAEALFLQKKVMMIPMKGQYEQQCNALSASKLGVPVVSEINEKFNGHLSNWINDSKKIIVDFPDETAAIVDKLVKQYARV
- a CDS encoding UDP-2,3-diacylglucosamine diphosphatase, which translates into the protein MAKREVDIVVISDVHLGTYGCHAKELLKYLKSIKPKILILNGDIIDIWQFSKSYWPEAHMKVVRRILKFVTDGIPVYYLTGNHDEMLRKFTDFNMGTFQLLDKLVLNIDGKKAWIFHGDVFDVTMQHSKWLAKLGAVGYDTLILINSFVNWFLTAIGRQKMSFSQKVKASFKEAVKFINQFEQTAADLAVDKQYSYVICGHIHHAEIREITSTQNNGSVLYLNSGDWVESLSALEYNDGKWEVFRYKPDDFNTDADEEDKTDSEDLNAMLDVKNLLERFKHEHD
- the uvrB gene encoding excinuclease ABC subunit UvrB; its protein translation is MDFQLTSQYKPTGDQPEAIRQLVEGINNGDQYQTLLGVTGSGKTFTVANIIAQTQKPTLILSHNKTLAAQLYGEFKQFFPENAVNYFVSYYDYYQPEAFIPTTNTYIEKDLQINEEIEKLRLRTTSALMSGRRDVIVVSSISCIYGMGNPDDFADSVFKFAVGTRISRNAFLHRLVEILYARTTADFKRGTFRVKGDTVDIFPAYLDYAYRISFFGDDIEELSTFDIGTGKTLEKMTHMVVYPANLYVAPRERFLQSIWAIQEELETRKKQFIDDGRFLEAKRLEERVNYDLEMIRELGYCSGIENYSRFFDGRKPGARPFCLLDYFPEDYLMVIDESHVTVPQIRAMYGGDRSRKISLVDYGFRLPAALDNRPLNFQEFENLAPQTVYVSATPGDFELEKSGGVVVEQVIRPTGLLDPVIDVRPVINQVDDLLDEVDKTIKKGDRVLVTTLTKRMAEELAKYMDRLGIKCRYIHSEVKTLQRVEILRGLRLGEFDVLIGINLLREGLDLPEVSLVAILDADKEGFLRSERSLIQTIGRAARNDRGRVIMYADTITDSMQITMDETNRRREIQIAYNTLHGITPLTVGKTREEIMEQTSVVDFKGGVQQAYVETDTVTLAADPIVQYMTKADLKKSIDNTKKDMLAAAKNMDFLLAAKLRDEMFALEKMMEEKF
- a CDS encoding DUF4834 family protein, which gives rise to MILIRFLIISICILYIVRSLARYLLPFLFESVVNKAQQQYQQQQRNYNEGPKPDGKVRIDHIPQPKKGSVPDSEGEFVDYEEVK
- a CDS encoding DinB family protein; the encoded protein is MSIAKERKAIDAALDEYRKQLDIIPDELFDVTPPNGGWSFAEVYSHIMQATLGSSIALERCTHGNCEPTKKGINWEGRILLLLGKFPPVKTTVPNTVSDKMAANKISKEDAKNLIIKCRKRVDTTMPLIAGSSPANKYKHPRLGMLNAKQWFKFIRIHLQHHLKQLDRIKNKFSAAK
- a CDS encoding DUF6427 family protein, with protein sequence MINLFRNYNPLNILWLAILLFVLRVGYMAQVPEKVEFIFVEPFARLLVPVKYEYAFSPLLNVIIAGGLVFAQALLLNSLINHHNLLGKPTFLPALMYITLSGLFTPFLTLSAPLICNFLLIWMLFKLFNLYKGEDVKSATYDVGMIVAVGSLVYFPFIYLFLAIWVALIVYRPFNWREWVISILGYVTVFFFLAVIYFLNDMLPRFTHIWLPLGKKFPDHISINSYNYLLLAPVILILVLCFFKLQQNFFKSYVQIRKTFQLLFFIFLTTALSFYLNSEFRLSHFLLCAVPATVFFAYYFLYATKRWFYEILYLLLFISIIYFQFNKF